The Terriglobus roseus region GGCCGTCCGGTTTGCGCGCAAATCGTACATTGACGAGCGTTCCTCGTTCCTTCAGATCGTTGGAACCGCGCTTCATCTTGACGTTTTGCACTTGCCCGCCGGGGATGAGGTAGTCTTCGTTCGCGTAATAACCCATGGCCCACAGCAGGCGCGAGGCGGCGACCTCAGGCTGTGCTTCCTCGCCTTCCTTCACACGCCACTTGGTTCCGTTTGCATCGCGCACGTCGAATTTCGGATTGGTTCCACCCGTGTCTTCACTCAGAAAAACGAACGGAGGCTTGGGCTGGTTGGCTTTTCCGCCCGCCCCCCAGTAGAGATCCAAAGCGGCTATGTTGCCGGGGTTGTGCCACAAAACGGGATTCTGAATCTTGGCCCACAGAGCAGCATTGGATCGGACATCGCGATCGTTGTCCTTATCGCTGTCGGCGACTTTGGCATGGGTAGTCTGGGCAGCACTATCGTCCTGTGCGTGGGCGGCAAAGCCTAAGGGAACGGCTGAAAGGGTACAAAGCAGCGCCCAGTGTGAAAGGCGATTCAAACGCATGAGAGTTCTCCCATCGGGTTCAGTAACCAGATGTACAGAAGTTCAGATGCGCAAACTGTAAGAAAAAACATCTTCCCCTGTTACATTTGCATCCTCATCATGTAGAGACATGCATCCGGTGACCCCCGGCAGGAGAACGACTGTAAACATGAAGCTAATGGTGCAGCCGGAGGACGGGATCGAACCGATCCTGGACGCATTGCGGAAGGCGAAGAAGAGTATTCAGATCCTCATCTTTCGCTTTGATCGCAGCGAGATTGAACGTGCGTTGGTTGAGGCCGTGGAGCGCGGCGTCTCCGTGCAGGCGCTCATCGCATTCACAAACCGTGGCGAGGAGAAGAATCTTCGTAAGTTGGAAATGCGGCTGCTTGAAAAGGGCATCACCGTCACGCGCACCGCGGATGATCTTGTCCGTTATCACGGAAAGATGTTCATCATTGATCGCAAGGAACTGTATCTGCTTGCGTTCAACTACACCCATCTCGACATCACGCTGAGTCGTTCATTCGCGGTTGCGATCACCACGCCGTCTGTTGTGGCCGAGGCCATCAAGTTGTTCGAGTGTGATGTGCACCGCAAACAATACGTATCAACTTCTAAGAAGCTGGTTGTCAGTCCGGTCAACGCGCGGAAAGAGTTGATGGACTTCCTCGGTGGCGCGAAGAAACAGATCCTGATGTACGAGATGAAGATCAGCGATCCAGACTTCATCGCGCTGCTGCGCGACAAGGTTTCGCAGGGTATTGAGGTGAGGGTGATTGGCCGTGTCTCGCCGAAGGCTTATTCGCTTCCGCTGCGCCTTTTGCCTACCCGCCTTCATACGCGCCTGATCATTCGTGATGGGAAGTCTGCATTTTTAGGCAGTCAGAGTCTTCGCAAGCTGGAACTGGAAGCGCGTCGCGAGATCGGTGTTATTTTTGAGAACGCGCCTGCCATTCACAAGATGATGCACGTCTTTGAGCAGGATTGGGGACGCTCCCAGGCTATGCAGGATGTTGCGCAACCGTCCCTCGAGCTACCAGTGCGTCGCGTGGCCAAGATCGTTGCCAAACATATCCACGTGAAGCCTGTCGTGGAGGAGGTATTGGAGAGAGTACTGGATCGCTCCAATAGTGATGTTCCGTTTGAGCCGGATGAAGTGGCGCAGACCGTCCGTGATGCCTTCCGTGAAGAAGTTCACGATGCAGTGCTGCTCGCGCTCCGCGATATGGCACAGCAAGCTGCGCTAGTGCAGACCGAAAAGGAAAGTAAAGTTCCTTAACTTAGGCGTTGACGACATATTTCCATAACATCAGGCAAAGTCGTGCAAGTGAAAAGACGTCGCCGCCTGCGTGTGTCAATTCGGTCGTCTCAAACTGTTCCGTTGACACGATGAGCTTCCATTGGCCGTCACGCTGCATGTGTGGCAATGTAAATTGCACAGTCGTCTGATGGTCATTGATGACGCATAACAATGTTTCTGCATTACCTTTTTCGGGAAGTCCGGAAGGGCGTGCTTCTCCGTCGATCAACATTCCGAAAGCTTCAGGAAAGTCCAGATTCCAATTCTCGCGATGGCTTTCATTTCCATCGGAGCCGATCCAGGTCAACTCACGAATTCCAAGTTCACTGTCGACCCCCTCATGCAGATATCGGCTGCGGTGAAGGAGCGGAGTGGTCCTTCGCAAGGTCAGCAGGCGCTGCGTGAATGCAAGCATGGGGGCGTTCGTCTCAGCGAGTTGCCAATCCACCCAACTGACTTCGTTGTCCTGACAGTAAGCGTTGTTATTGCCACGTTGCGTACGCCCAAATTCGTCTCCGGCCAGCATCATGGGCGTGCCTTGCGAGAGCAATAACGTAGCCATCAAGTTGCGCATCTGTCGCTGCCTCAGGGCAATGACATCGGTATTCTGCGTGGGCCCTTCTTCGCCACAGTTCCACGAAAGATTATTGTTGCTGCCGTCGCGATTATCTTCGCCGTTGTCCAGGTTGTGTTTGTCGTTGTAACTCACCAGGTCATTCAGCGTGAACCCATCGTGCGCGGTAATAAAGTTCACGCTGGTCCATGGGCGTCTTCCCACGTGATCGAAAATCTCTGGTGATCCGGTAAGTGCTTTGGCGAAATCAGTCGCTCCCGTACGCCCTGTCCAGAAAGCGCGCGCGCGGTCACGGAAAGTGTCGTTCCACTCAAGCCATCCCGGAGGAAACTCACCCACGCGATACCCGCCAGGCCCAATGTCCCATGGCTCGGCAATCAATTTAACGCTGCTCAGAACTGGATCCTGCATGACAGCTTTCAGGAAGCCGGCGCCTTTGTCGAAGCCCCCGAGTTCTCTCGCAAGGATCGTGCTCAGGTCAAAGCGGAAGCCATCGACATGAGTCTCTTCCACCCAATACCGAAGGGAGTCGCAGATCATCTGCAACACACGCGGATGGTTCACATTCACGGTGTTTCCCGTGCCGGTGTCGTTTACGTAGTAACGACGATTTTCTTCGTGAAGACGATAGTAGTTTGCGTTGTCGATTCCCTTGAAGGAAAGGGTGGGACCGCGCTCGTTGCCTTCCGCAGTGTGGTTATAGACCACATCCATAACCACTTCCATGCAACGTTCGTGATACTGCGCCACCATCGATTTGAATTCTTGCAATGCAAAGCGTGGGCGGGCCGCGTAACGCGGGTCGGGCGCGAAGAAACCAATTGTGTTGTAGCCCCAGTAATTTGTCAGACGAAGATCATGCAGATGCGCCTCATTCATGAAGGTCTGAACAGGCAACAACTCAATGGACGTTACACCGAGCGATTCAATGTAATCCACGACTGCTTTGTGGCCCAGACCTTCATACGTACCGCGTATTTCCGGAGGCAATGACGGATGCAGTTTTGTGAAGCCGCGCACGTGCGTTTCGTACAGAATCGTGTCCTGCATGGCGATGCGGCAGGAACGCGGCTTTGGCGGAGCATCATGCCAGGGGAACTGTGGATCGGTAACAAGACATTTCGGAACGAATGCCGCACTGTCACGCGTATCGAATGTCGTGTCATCATGGGTCTCCATGATGTAGCCGAAGATCTCCGGTCCCCATTTCAACTCACCAAGGTGCGCCGTAGCATATGGATCTAGCAGCAGCTTGTTCGGATTAAAGCGATGTCCCTCACCAGGCGAATAAGGTCCATAGACGCGATATCCATAGGCGGTTCCGGGACACAATTCAGGAACGTATCCATGCCATATGCCGTCTGTGTATTCGGGCAGAGAGATGCGCTGCAATTCCTGTTGACCGTTCTCATCAAACAGGCAAAGCTCCACGCGCGTCGCGTTTTCGCTGAATAACGCAAAGTTTGTCCCGTGGCCATCCCATGTGGCGCCTCGTGGTGCGGGTGAACCTTCGTGAACGCGATATGTTTTCTCTGCCAACGTCTGCCGCTTCCTCGTTCTGAAACCTGCTGCTCGTGCAGCGTCCCTCCAGTGTATTGGTCTTCGTGCATCCTTGTGGTGCAAAGACAAACCGCCGGAATATTCCGGCGGTTCGTGTCGTGCTTGTAGAAGTATTACTGCTGAGGTGGGAGAAAGCTGATGCCGTACGGGTCGGATATCTGTACGACCTCTTCTATCACCGGTGGCATAGAGAGCTGTGAAAGCTTTTCCAGGTATTCATCCAATCCGCCTGGAATGACCGTCGCCTGAATGCAACCCATCGCGCTGCCACGATTGCGGAACGTGTGAGGATTGCTGCGCAGGGTATAGGCAGCTTCGCCTTTATTGATCGGGTGCCAGTTCGCTCCATCGAAGATTTCGAACTCACCGTCAATCACGGTGAAGAATTCATCTTCCTTGGCGTGAATATGAGGTGGTGGGCCACCGCCAGGATTTGAATACTGGCGAATGACGCAGAATGTTCCATTGGTTTCCTTGCTACTCACAATGACTTCGACTAGTTCGCTGAAGACATAAAACTGCTTCTTTGCTGTGGACATGGTGTATTGATTCACTTTCAATGCAGAGAAATTCGCACTGCAATCGCGTGCGGTCATGCCTTATTCTTTGCTGCTCTTTTTGCTGCGGGCTTCGCGTGGCGTTGGCCCTCGCGTGCCGAAACTTTCTGATCTCGGTAAAGCTGTGCCAGCAAGGTACGCATGGCCCATTCTGTAGCGCGCGCCGGTTCGCCTTCCTGAAGATGTGCGCGATCGCGCATGGTTTCCCACGCGCGGCCACTGAAGATTGACTGAAAAATGCCGAGCACTCCACGCTTTCCTGCCGCATCCAGATGTGCCGTTGCAGGTGCAAGCGCACGCTCCATCGCAGCGCGACGACGCTCGTTATCGCGCCTGCGCATTTCCTGTCCAGCATTTGACCGCAACAGCCCGCGCATCAAAGGTGCGTGGGCGTCCATACGTGCGTAGACAGGCTCCACAGCGGCAAGCATGTCTGCTTCCGTGTCGGGATAGTGGCTTAGTTCCAATTGGCTATCACTGGTCTTCCATACGGCATCCAGTAATTCTGGCCTTGATGGAAAGTGCCGATAGACCGTGCGCAGTGCAATCCCAGCACGTCTCGCAATTTCCTCGTGCGAGAAGGCTTCTTGCGGTTGTTCCGAGATGAGAGTGAGCGCCGCTTCAACGATGCGTTGGCGCGTGTCCTCCATCTGTTGTTGCCGCAATGGGCTGGAATAGCTGCGCGGTTCTGTATTCATGGCATAAGAGTGTCATGAATACATGATTCGTGTCAATAAAATGTCGCGAATATGAGTTTGCAGAAACACGAAGGGCATGGCGACGGCCATGCCCTTCGTGTTTCGTCGTTCTGTTTGTCTTACGGTTTAGGAAGTTGCGAGGTGTTCCATCCGCCGCCCAGTGCCTTGACGAGAAGGACGGTTGCACCGAGTTGGCGGCGCTGCAGATCAATGTCGTTGCGCTGGTTCTGCAACAGAGCGGTCTGCCATGTGATCACCTGAAGGTAGGTGTCCACACCGCCTTCATAGCGAACATTGAACAGATCAAGTGATTGCTGTGCGGATGCTGTTGCCGCATGTTGCTGCACTGCTTCCTTCTGCAATTCGCGCAGTGCCGCAAGATTGTCTTCCACCTGCGCGAACGCAGTCAGCGTTGTCTGTTGGTAGTCTGCCACGGTGTTGTCGTACTGCGCGCGCGCTACATCGGTAAGAGAGCGTCTGCGTCCGTGGTCGTACAGCGTTTGCGAGAATGTGGGGCCCACTGAGAAGAACCGCGAAGGCCAAGTAAACCAGTTCACTGCGGACGTTCCCATGAAACCTGCAACAGCCGAGATGGAAAGCGTGGGATAGAACGCGGCCTGCGCAATTCCGATCTGTTCATTTGCTGAAGCAGTGCGACGTTCCGCAGCAGCAATATCAGGTCTGCGTTCCAGGAGTTGCGAAGGCACCATACCCGGTACAACTGGCAACACGGGAGGAGCGATCGTCAGCGGTGTACGCGGGATG contains the following coding sequences:
- a CDS encoding phospholipase D-like domain-containing protein yields the protein MKLMVQPEDGIEPILDALRKAKKSIQILIFRFDRSEIERALVEAVERGVSVQALIAFTNRGEEKNLRKLEMRLLEKGITVTRTADDLVRYHGKMFIIDRKELYLLAFNYTHLDITLSRSFAVAITTPSVVAEAIKLFECDVHRKQYVSTSKKLVVSPVNARKELMDFLGGAKKQILMYEMKISDPDFIALLRDKVSQGIEVRVIGRVSPKAYSLPLRLLPTRLHTRLIIRDGKSAFLGSQSLRKLELEARREIGVIFENAPAIHKMMHVFEQDWGRSQAMQDVAQPSLELPVRRVAKIVAKHIHVKPVVEEVLERVLDRSNSDVPFEPDEVAQTVRDAFREEVHDAVLLALRDMAQQAALVQTEKESKVP
- a CDS encoding cupin domain-containing protein, yielding MTARDCSANFSALKVNQYTMSTAKKQFYVFSELVEVIVSSKETNGTFCVIRQYSNPGGGPPPHIHAKEDEFFTVIDGEFEIFDGANWHPINKGEAAYTLRSNPHTFRNRGSAMGCIQATVIPGGLDEYLEKLSQLSMPPVIEEVVQISDPYGISFLPPQQ
- a CDS encoding TetR/AcrR family transcriptional regulator → MNTEPRSYSSPLRQQQMEDTRQRIVEAALTLISEQPQEAFSHEEIARRAGIALRTVYRHFPSRPELLDAVWKTSDSQLELSHYPDTEADMLAAVEPVYARMDAHAPLMRGLLRSNAGQEMRRRDNERRRAAMERALAPATAHLDAAGKRGVLGIFQSIFSGRAWETMRDRAHLQEGEPARATEWAMRTLLAQLYRDQKVSAREGQRHAKPAAKRAAKNKA
- the glgX gene encoding glycogen debranching protein GlgX — translated: MAEKTYRVHEGSPAPRGATWDGHGTNFALFSENATRVELCLFDENGQQELQRISLPEYTDGIWHGYVPELCPGTAYGYRVYGPYSPGEGHRFNPNKLLLDPYATAHLGELKWGPEIFGYIMETHDDTTFDTRDSAAFVPKCLVTDPQFPWHDAPPKPRSCRIAMQDTILYETHVRGFTKLHPSLPPEIRGTYEGLGHKAVVDYIESLGVTSIELLPVQTFMNEAHLHDLRLTNYWGYNTIGFFAPDPRYAARPRFALQEFKSMVAQYHERCMEVVMDVVYNHTAEGNERGPTLSFKGIDNANYYRLHEENRRYYVNDTGTGNTVNVNHPRVLQMICDSLRYWVEETHVDGFRFDLSTILARELGGFDKGAGFLKAVMQDPVLSSVKLIAEPWDIGPGGYRVGEFPPGWLEWNDTFRDRARAFWTGRTGATDFAKALTGSPEIFDHVGRRPWTSVNFITAHDGFTLNDLVSYNDKHNLDNGEDNRDGSNNNLSWNCGEEGPTQNTDVIALRQRQMRNLMATLLLSQGTPMMLAGDEFGRTQRGNNNAYCQDNEVSWVDWQLAETNAPMLAFTQRLLTLRRTTPLLHRSRYLHEGVDSELGIRELTWIGSDGNESHRENWNLDFPEAFGMLIDGEARPSGLPEKGNAETLLCVINDHQTTVQFTLPHMQRDGQWKLIVSTEQFETTELTHAGGDVFSLARLCLMLWKYVVNA